A window of the Zerene cesonia ecotype Mississippi chromosome 12, Zerene_cesonia_1.1, whole genome shotgun sequence genome harbors these coding sequences:
- the LOC119830889 gene encoding calpain-7-like: protein MSDFENATEAASLAVQFDQAGQSEKAVECYRTAARLLDRVCSQVLPEKQTEIRKKVKEYLARATFLQEQKEKAQQADSERGLQKCYFLMQQALDADEANLKDLALQLYTQAVELAVSVKSSDPDIKAKIKGLAEQALDRAEEIKGIKKMGALSINEIKKPVISPKRTNLEREQSVHLKVSGKQVYTEEEKEVLRQTSNINNNCFLPFMDVDLSEKFQYAIPFEDRASELTLSSKQAHEFDSWVRPHEVSSDPKLIVGDHVDCFSIKQTIVSDCSFVASLAVSALYEKRFNKKIITSIIYPKNKNKVPVYNPFGKYMVKLHLNGVRRKVIIDDRLPYSKYGRLLCSYSSNKNEFWVSMLEKAYMKVMGGYDFPGSNSNIDLHALTGWIPERCAIRAGAADFNADALYETLRARLERGDVLATAATGELGDARAERSGLVPAHAYAVLDVRLVQGVKLLKLKNPWSHLRWRGNYSELDTAHWTPTLRSLLNYDPDSAAQYDNGVFWIDYASILNFFEVFYLNWNPELFQYTYCIHQKWDAGNGPIRDAYNVGENPQFSLHVQGQGAVWLLLTRHITQIDDFRDNKEYITLLVYKNGQRVYYPYDPPPYIDGIRINSPHYLCKIIMSDTSTDKFTLVVSQYEKSRTIYYTLRAYATCPFSMAKIEPYPYRKTIRGDWVGRTAGGCINHPATYQNNPKFIVTVPDSVTPCNLTAELKGPKQYQIGIDAKVESLDDPSVTAPFLKESSGPYRAGFVVLILRNLPAGRYILTPSTFYPGEEGPFFLELKSTCDVTCEPLH from the exons ATGAGTGATTTTGAAAACGCAACTGAAGCTGCGTCTCTCGCCGTACAATTCGACCAGGCAGGGCAATCAGAAAAGGCGGTAGAATGTTACCGCACAGCTGCTAGATTATTAGACAGGGTTTGTAGTCAAGTTTTGCCAGAAAAACAAACTGAAATCCGAAAGAAAGTTAAGGAATATCTAGCTAGAGCAACATTCTTGCAGGAACAAAAAG AAAAGGCGCAACAGGCAGACAGTGAGCGTGGTTTACAGAAATGTTACTTTCTAATGCAGCAAGCTCTTGATGCAGATGAGGCCAATTTGAAGGACCTGGCTCTGCAGCTGTATACACAAGCTGTTGAATTGGCCGTATCTGTT AAATCAAGTGACCCAGATATAAAAGCTAAAATTAAAGGCTTAGCAGAACAAGCTCTAGATAGGGCTGAAGAAATTAAGGGAATCAAGAAAATGGGTGCCTTGtctattaatgaaataaaaaaaccag TGATATCACCTAAACGAACGAATCTCGAAAGAGAGCAAAGTGTGCACCTAAAAGTAAGCGGTAAACAAGTCTACACGGAAGAAGAGAAAGAAGTATTACGGCAgacttcaaatattaataacaactgCTTTTTGCCGTTTATGGATGTGGATTTATCAGAGAAATTCCAATACGCAATACCATTTGAGGATAGAGCCAGTGAGCTGACATTGTCCTCAAAGCAGGCACATGAATTTGATAGCTGGGTTCGGCCACACGAAGTATCCAGTGATCCGAAATTGATTGTTGGTGATCATGTTGACTGTTTCAGTATTAAGCAGACT ATAGTATCGGACTGCTCGTTTGTCGCATCGTTGGCGGTGAGCGCACTCTATGAGAAGCggtttaataagaaaattattacgtCTATAATTTATCCAAAGAACAAGAATAAAGTTCCTGTGTATAATCCGTTCGGGAAATATATGGttaaattgcatttgaatGGAGTGCGGAGGAAG gTTATAATCGACGATCGCTTGCCGTACAGCAAGTATGGTCGACTTCTATGCTCATACTCTAGCAACAAGAATGAATTCTGGGTGTCCATGCTGGAAAAGGCATACATGAAAGTGATGGGCGGATATGATTTCCCTGGATCTAATAGT aaCATAGACCTGCACGCGCTCACCGGGTGGATACCGGAGCGGTGCGCGATccgcgcgggcgcggcggacTTCAACGCGGACGCGCTGTACGAGACGCTGCGCGCGCGGCTCGAGCGCGGCGACGTGCTGGCCACCGCCGCCACGGGCGAGCTGGGCGACGCGCGCGCCGAGCGCAGCGGCCTCGTGCCCGCGCACGCCTACGCCGTGCTCGACGTGCGGCTCGTGCAG GGGGTAAAACTCCTAAAGCTCAAGAACCCCTGGTCCCACCTCCGCTGGAGGGGAAACTACAGCGAGCTAGACACCGCCCACTGGACCCCCACGCTCAGGTCACTCTTGAACTATGACCCCGATAGCGCGGCGCAGTACGACAATGGAGTGTTCTGGATCGATTACGCGAGCATACTGAATTTCTTTGAGGTGTTCTATCTGAACTGGAACCCGGAACTGTTTCAGTACACGTACTGTATACACCA GAAATGGGACGCTGGCAACGGCCCAATACGTGACGCGTACAACGTGGGGGAGAACCCCCAATTCTCCCTCCACGTGCAAGGGCAGGGGGCTGTTTGGCTGCTGCTGACTCGGCACATCACGCAGATAGACGATTTCAGGGACAATAAGGAGTATATCACGCTGCTGGTGTATAAGAATGGACAGCGGGTGTACTACCCTT ATGACCCACCGCCATACATAGATGGAATTCGTATCAACAGTCCACACTACTTATGCAAGATAATTATGAGTGATACAAGCACGGACAAATTCACACTTGTTGTATCGCAGTATGAGAAGTCTAGAACAATCTATTACACGCTACGAGCGTACGCCACGTGTCCGTTCTCGATGGCCAAAATTGAACCTTATCCTTATAGGAAGACG ATAAGAGGAGACTGGGTCGGCCGAACAGCGGGGGGATGTATAAACCACCCCGCGACATATCAAAACAACCCCAAATTTATAGTCACTGTACCAGACTCGGTAACACCTTGCAACCTTACAGCCGAGTTAAAGGGTCCAAAGCAGTATCAAATTGGGATTGACGCGAAAGTCGAGTCGTTGGACGACCCGAGTGTTACTGCGCCGTTTTTGAAAGAATCTTCTGGACCGTATAG AGCTGGCTTCGTGGTCCTCATACTACGGAACCTGCCAGCGGGGAGGTACATTCTGACCCCCTCCACTTTCTACCCGGGGGAGGAGGGGCCGTTCTTCCTGGAACTGAAGTCCACTTGCGACGTTACGTGTGAACCACTTCACTGA